The following proteins are encoded in a genomic region of Liolophura sinensis isolate JHLJ2023 chromosome 7, CUHK_Ljap_v2, whole genome shotgun sequence:
- the LOC135471566 gene encoding peroxisomal membrane protein PEX13-like, which yields MSAPIKPWERVGVNQQTVSQTQSNAMSSNLPLCCQDGGRGGPGVRVDAQAPPPIPTRPSLQATAGSAYRPGYSGLGYNSFGYGGGYGGMYGGYGGYGYSGIGYGGYSRPGMGPEPPNSFVRIAEESSRPAFQSIENIVQAVTSVSMMLDSTYQAVYNSFRAVLGVADNFTRMKTHFAQVLSALAFVRTLRYLFRKLLVFLRLRPAGYAEDAWLQAADEAMASATVNKKSKTNWPILMFFGIILGGPWMIWKLVSSITSSPSEGAAEWAVGEEDHVVAQAEFTFTGDGNEELSFKQGDKIIVAPREQQPRVKGWLLASIDGQKVGYVPANYVKILGKRRGRKYQMPVTGPQPGVPVPTDQSLLSSQAVNHGQEDKPCCHGDTKHAQAPSNQMDDLGTGEVLDTAFANSSNPVDDSIPYVSETSELEAGEFLERQTGE from the exons ATGTCGGCGCCTATCAAACCTTGGGAAAGGGTTGGCGTAAATCAGCAGACTGTCAGCCAGACCCAAAGTAATGCCATGTCAAG caaTCTTCCACTGTGTTGTCAGGATGGAGGGAGAGGGGGTCCTGGGGTGAGAGTTGATGCACAAGCTCCACCACCTATCCCCACACGCCCCTCCCTGCAGGCCACAGCAGGCTCCGCCTACAGACCAGGCTACTCCGGGCTTGGCTACAACAGTTTTGGCTACGGGGGAGGCTATGGAGGCATGTATGGAGGATATGGTGGTTACGGATATTCGGGGATAGGCTATGGTGGATACAGCAGGCCTGGTATGGGACCTGAACCACCAAACAGCTTTGTTAGGATCGCAGAAGAGAGTTCCCGCCCAGCCTTCCAGTCGATTGAAAACATAGTTCAGGCAGTGACATCTGTCAGCATGATGTTAGACTCCACCTACCAGGCTGTGTACAATTCCTTCAGGGCCGTGCTAGGGGTAGCTGATAACTTCACCAGgatgaaaacacattttgccCAGGTGCTCTCAGCACTGGCATTTGTCCGCACCCTGCGATACCTCTTCAGGAAACTGCTGGTGTTTCTGCGACTGCGCCCTGCAGGATATGCAGAAGACGCCTGGCTGCAGGCGGCTGACGAGGCCATGGCATCAGCTACCGTTAACAAAAAGTCCAAGACCAACTGGCCTATTCTCATGTTTTTTGGGATAATACTAGGTGGTCCTTGGATGATCTGGAAACTTGTCTCCTCAATAACCAGCTCGCCTTCAGAAG GTGCTGCAGAGTGGGCTGTGGGAGAAGAGGATCATGTGGTGGCTCAGGCAGAATTTACCTTCACCGGGGATGGAAATGAAGAGCTCTCTTTCAAACAGGGAGACAAAATCATTGTTGCCCCAAGAG AACAACAGCCCAGAGTTAAGGGATGGTTGTTGGCCAGTATTGATGGGCAGAAAGTTGGCTATGTGCCAGCCAATTACGTAAAGATCCTGGGAAAGAGGCGGGGCAGAAAATACCAGATGCCTGTGACTGGTCCTCAACCAGGTGTTCCTGTTCCAACTGACCAGTCATTGCTTTCTTCTCAAGCTGTCAACCATGGCCAGGAAGATAAGCCTTGTTGTCATGGTGACACCAAACATGCACAAGCCCCATCCAATCAGATGGATGATTTAGGAACTGGAGAAGTGTTGGACACTGCATTTGCAAATTCTTCCAATCCTGTGGACGACAGCATCCCGTATGTCTCGGAGACCTCAGAATTAGAGGCAGGAGAGTTCTTGGAACGGCAAACAGGGGAGTGA